The Tigriopus californicus strain San Diego chromosome 5, Tcal_SD_v2.1, whole genome shotgun sequence genome includes a region encoding these proteins:
- the LOC131880430 gene encoding cytochrome P450 2J4-like, which translates to MLSSYLLLFTVALVASNFIYKFAHKYRNLPPGPLGVPILGYLPFLDVSNLGEAFKNIAKTYGDIFSLRVGTEMAVVLNSYESIKAAFSKTELCARPNTFMFRFFSQGENGIASTSGEKWEVQRKFTHSNLKALGFGQNKMESFIKDEIHDLIELLEEKSKGGQPVEIGYDINVSIVNVIWALITGERKPHHDQKLRDFLTSVNKGIELASTSGILLFMPFLVKIFPESMFGIDKMRKWMKHSYSYLQEVIDEHKVNHTDVSSNQDFIDAFLSEMKKDGAHPSFNEFQLLVLCSELFGAGGEPTSVTLKWALRFLALNPHVQAKAQAEIQQVVGNNRMVDLEDRPNLPYVQAMIHEIIRFSDIHPIGVMHSPSEDTELEGFKLPKGTFIFPNFHAVHRDPRHWEKPEELYPEHWLDANGQFVPNHDGFIAFGAGKRKCPGQEVAQMELFSFVANLIQKFNFSLPASDCGTLETSMGCVVSPKPYDLVLEARY; encoded by the coding sequence atgctgaGTTCATACCTGCTCCTCTTCACAGTTGCCCTTGTGGCTTCTAACTTCATCTACAAATTTGCCCATAAGTACCGCAATCTTCCACCAGGTCCATTGGGGGTGCCCATCTTGGGCTACCTACCCTTTTTGGATGTCAGCAACCTTGGGGAGGCTTTCAAGAACATTGCCAAGACTTATGGCGACATCTTCAGCCTCCGAGTGGGAACTGAAATGGCCGTGGTATTAAACAGCTACGAGTCCATCAAGGCGGCCTTTAGTAAGACCGAGCTGTGCGCTCGACCCAACACATTCATGTTCCGGTTCTTCAGCCAAGGCGAGAACGGGATCGCCTCCACCAGTGGCGAGAAGTGGGAAGTGCAACGCAAGTTCACCCACTCCAACCTCAAGGCATTGGGCTTTGGTCAGAACAAGATGGAGAGCTTCATCAAGGACGAGATCCATGATCTCATCGAGTTGCTGGAGGAGAAATCCAAGGGTGGTCAACCTGTTGAGATTGGCTACGACATCAATGTGTCCATTGTGAACGTGATTTGGGCTCTGATCACAGGCGAGCGGAAGCCTCATCACGATCAAAAGCTGCGTGACTTCCTGACCTCGGTGAACAAGGGCATCGAATTGGCCTCCACGTCCGGCATCCTCTTGTTCATGCCCTTCCTCGTCAAGATCTTCCCTGAGAGCATGTTTGGCATCGACAAGATGCGCAAATGGATGAAACACTCCTACAGCTATCTGCAAGAAGTGATTGACGAACACAAGGTCAACCACACGGACGTCAGCTCAAACCAGGATTTTATCGACGCTTTCCTCTCGGAAATGAAGAAGGACGGTGCTCATCCTTCCTTCAACGAGTTCCAATTGTTGGTTCTCTGCTCGGAGCTGTTTGGTGCCGGTGGTGAGCCCACTTCCGTCACCCTGAAATGGGCTCTGCGATTCCTGGCCCTCAACCCGCACGTGCAAGCCAAGGCTCAAGCTGAGATCCAGCAAGTGGTGGGCAACAACCGCATGGTGGACCTGGAAGATCGACCTAACCTACCCTATGTGCAAGCCATGATCCACGAAATCATTCGCTTTTCGGACATCCACCCCATCGGAGTCATGCACAGCCCCTCTGAAGACACCGAGTTGGAAGGCTTCAAGCTGCCCAAGGGCACCTTCATCTTCCCTAACTTCCACGCCGTCCACCGTGATCCCCGTCATTGGGAGAAACCAGAGGAGCTGTACCCTGAGCATTGGTTGGACGCCAATGGTCAATTTGTTCCCAACCACGATGGCTTCATTGCCTTTGGAGCTGGCAAGAGGAAATGTCCCGGTCAAGAAGTGGCTCAAATGGAATTGTTTTCCTTTGTGGCCAACCTCATTCAGAAGTTCAACTTTTCGTTGCCCGCTTCCGATTGCGGCACCCTTGAGACCTCAATGGGATGTGTGGTGTCACCCAAGCCCTACGATCTTGTGCTTGAGGCCAGATATTAG
- the LOC131880425 gene encoding pickpocket protein 28-like isoform X2 gives MLDILTKYVKFVEDPSVFQDFYSNQTGLFKNNTDPINGLLRWSMHSCEDMLLYCEWQGIPKKCDTLFKVSKSDNGFCCSFNIVTTREQFETADTVEGSSNDSFTDYYYEIQYFDETNSTGNTSESGSGGGVQKRSVTEAPKSEDTTTAKSSQNVLKLQKTNSASTLLGLTVILKPSSLTPQTGSELNVNIHDYDGYKFLVHDPREFPEVTGKGLALLTGNVAYVGVSASYTNSTPAVRKMAIKGRKCIQGGSDLQTLEITEGVKMEVFQNYTRANCLLECRAHLMQKTCQCLPYYFPDFTKVWNKNTECDLEGLECLAKEAVRLNALNVGDKKPDRDSGLLDGASCNCPIQCEETIYNTELSQVKAKQNAPIFQRYLDSCDLESEKDSNAVPSPNCEIRNDAKNNQESLTIAYVYFKELGVLKYTRDELYSTIDVIAAFGGVIGLCLGFSFLSGAEFLYWFTLRMGTDVSRKKRSAPMTD, from the exons ATGCTTGATATCCTCACCAAGTATGTCAAATTTGTCGAGGATCCGTCGGTTTTCCAAGACTTTTACTCGAACCAAACCgggcttttcaaaaacaacacgGATCCCATCAATGGCCTTTTGAGATGG AGCATGCACTCTTGCGAAGATATGTTACTGTATTGTGAATGGCAAGGTATTCCCAAAAAGTGTGACACCTTATTCAAAGTGAGCAAGTCGGATAACGGATTCTGTTGCTCTTTCAACATTGTGACAACTCGCGAACAATTCGA GACAGCAGACACCGTCGAAGGGTCTTCAAATGACTCCTTCACCGACTATTATTACGAAATACAATACTTCGATGAGACCAACAGTACGGGGAATACTAGTGAATCAGGATCTGGTGGTGGAGTTCAGAAAAGAAGCGTGACCGAGGCTCCCAAGAGTGAGGACACAACCACCGCTAAATCGTCCCAAAATGTATTGAAACTTCAGAAAACGAATAGCGCCAGCACTCTTTTGGGACTAACGGTCATCCTCAAGCCGTCTAGTTTGACGCCTCAGACGGGCTCCGAGCTAAACGTTAATATACACGATTATGATGGGTACAAG TTTTTGGTTCATGATCCCAGAGAGTTTCCCGAGGTTACGGGCAAGGGCTTGGCTTTACTGACTGGGAACGTGGCCTACGTGGGGGTTTCAGCATCCTACACTAACAG TACCCCAGCTGTTCGGAAGATGGCAATCAAAGGACGGAAATGCATTCAGGGCGGATCGGACCTACAAACCTTGGAAATCACGGAGGGGGTGAAGATGGAAGTGTTCCAAAACTACACCCGAGCCAATTGCTTATTGGAATGTCGTGcacatttgatgcaaaaaacaTGTCAATGTTTGCCCTACTATTTCCCAGACTTCACTaaagtttggaacaaaaatacaGAATGTGACCTGGAGGGATTGGAGTGCCTGGCCAAAGAAGCCGTCCGATTGAATGCACTCAACGTCGGAGATAAGAAACCCGATCGGGATTCGGGTCTTTTAGATGGGGCATCTTGCAATTGTCCAATCCAATGTGAAGAGACCATTTACAATACGGAATTGTCCCAAGTCAAGGCCAAACAAAATGCACCCATATTCCAGCGATATCTGGACTCGTGCGACCTCGAGTCGGAAAAAGATTCGAATGCAGTGCCATCACCCAATTGTGAGATTCGAAACGATGccaaaaacaatcaagaaTCGTTGACCATAGCATATGTCTATTTCAAGGAGTTGGGGGTCTTGAAATACACAAGGGATGAGTTGTATTCCACCATCGACGTGATAG CTGCATTTGGGGGTGTGATTGGATTATGCCTTGGATTCAGTTTTCTGAGTGGAGCCGAATTCCTATACTGGTTTACATTAAGGATGGGAACAGATGTCTCGAGGAAAAAACGGAGTGCCCCAATGACGGATTAA
- the LOC131880425 gene encoding pickpocket protein 28-like isoform X1 codes for MSVPRAAMYQAPKKDLLLKRQAKEYCGAASIHGLTYIAEEGRPIWENLLWVFLCIASAVVCVLLCLPIWNKWKDSPTYTTVSSTNFPVWEIDFPAFTVCSNEKIILKNLEHIYEKKKTDDKTASGMLDILTKYVKFVEDPSVFQDFYSNQTGLFKNNTDPINGLLRWSMHSCEDMLLYCEWQGIPKKCDTLFKVSKSDNGFCCSFNIVTTREQFETADTVEGSSNDSFTDYYYEIQYFDETNSTGNTSESGSGGGVQKRSVTEAPKSEDTTTAKSSQNVLKLQKTNSASTLLGLTVILKPSSLTPQTGSELNVNIHDYDGYKFLVHDPREFPEVTGKGLALLTGNVAYVGVSASYTNSTPAVRKMAIKGRKCIQGGSDLQTLEITEGVKMEVFQNYTRANCLLECRAHLMQKTCQCLPYYFPDFTKVWNKNTECDLEGLECLAKEAVRLNALNVGDKKPDRDSGLLDGASCNCPIQCEETIYNTELSQVKAKQNAPIFQRYLDSCDLESEKDSNAVPSPNCEIRNDAKNNQESLTIAYVYFKELGVLKYTRDELYSTIDVIAAFGGVIGLCLGFSFLSGAEFLYWFTLRMGTDVSRKKRSAPMTD; via the exons ATGAGTGTGCCAAGGGCCGCTATGTATCAAGCTCCGAAGAAAGACCTCTTGTTGAAAAGACAGGCCAAAGAGTATTGTGGCGCTGCATCCATCCATGGACTTACCTACATTGCCGAGGAGGGACGACCCATTTGGgaaaa TCTATTATGGGTGTTTCTATGCATTGCTAGTGCAGTGGTTTGCGTCTTGCTTTGCCTGCCCATTTGGAATAAGTGGAAGGATAGTCCCACATATACCACGGTCTCGAGTACAAATTTTCCAGTTTGGGAGATTGATTTCCCGGCCTTCACAGTGTGCTCCAATGAGAAGATCATCCTAAAGAACTTGGAACATAtttatgaaaagaaaaa AACTGATGATAAAACCGCTTCGGGGATGCTTGATATCCTCACCAAGTATGTCAAATTTGTCGAGGATCCGTCGGTTTTCCAAGACTTTTACTCGAACCAAACCgggcttttcaaaaacaacacgGATCCCATCAATGGCCTTTTGAGATGG AGCATGCACTCTTGCGAAGATATGTTACTGTATTGTGAATGGCAAGGTATTCCCAAAAAGTGTGACACCTTATTCAAAGTGAGCAAGTCGGATAACGGATTCTGTTGCTCTTTCAACATTGTGACAACTCGCGAACAATTCGA GACAGCAGACACCGTCGAAGGGTCTTCAAATGACTCCTTCACCGACTATTATTACGAAATACAATACTTCGATGAGACCAACAGTACGGGGAATACTAGTGAATCAGGATCTGGTGGTGGAGTTCAGAAAAGAAGCGTGACCGAGGCTCCCAAGAGTGAGGACACAACCACCGCTAAATCGTCCCAAAATGTATTGAAACTTCAGAAAACGAATAGCGCCAGCACTCTTTTGGGACTAACGGTCATCCTCAAGCCGTCTAGTTTGACGCCTCAGACGGGCTCCGAGCTAAACGTTAATATACACGATTATGATGGGTACAAG TTTTTGGTTCATGATCCCAGAGAGTTTCCCGAGGTTACGGGCAAGGGCTTGGCTTTACTGACTGGGAACGTGGCCTACGTGGGGGTTTCAGCATCCTACACTAACAG TACCCCAGCTGTTCGGAAGATGGCAATCAAAGGACGGAAATGCATTCAGGGCGGATCGGACCTACAAACCTTGGAAATCACGGAGGGGGTGAAGATGGAAGTGTTCCAAAACTACACCCGAGCCAATTGCTTATTGGAATGTCGTGcacatttgatgcaaaaaacaTGTCAATGTTTGCCCTACTATTTCCCAGACTTCACTaaagtttggaacaaaaatacaGAATGTGACCTGGAGGGATTGGAGTGCCTGGCCAAAGAAGCCGTCCGATTGAATGCACTCAACGTCGGAGATAAGAAACCCGATCGGGATTCGGGTCTTTTAGATGGGGCATCTTGCAATTGTCCAATCCAATGTGAAGAGACCATTTACAATACGGAATTGTCCCAAGTCAAGGCCAAACAAAATGCACCCATATTCCAGCGATATCTGGACTCGTGCGACCTCGAGTCGGAAAAAGATTCGAATGCAGTGCCATCACCCAATTGTGAGATTCGAAACGATGccaaaaacaatcaagaaTCGTTGACCATAGCATATGTCTATTTCAAGGAGTTGGGGGTCTTGAAATACACAAGGGATGAGTTGTATTCCACCATCGACGTGATAG CTGCATTTGGGGGTGTGATTGGATTATGCCTTGGATTCAGTTTTCTGAGTGGAGCCGAATTCCTATACTGGTTTACATTAAGGATGGGAACAGATGTCTCGAGGAAAAAACGGAGTGCCCCAATGACGGATTAA
- the LOC131880433 gene encoding uncharacterized protein LOC131880433 has translation MKLALISIVLSVAVISNSRAEPDAEPQMNPNEDKSVSAVPYGSNQPGVEDISNVEEYNRPASYPMNNYQPSMNNPSWAQTVPAYDMSGYPSNSPRMGNNGYMQPQTLPDNYNSMPYQPYSSPQAWNQVNPSWNQNRQIPTGVQEIPNWTPPAQQYNTPQYPMYPNQNQWNTLPAQNTWNNYQPQSAPITSTSWLPNSDNQASQTFVPGLPTWRKSYTPLPGKSGCYNRCRPSCSTSYQAGFGCQPSCRSSCNVRPSCGARGQVNWKGNTMVCGRPNYGQSWSGSNNNIQWGASPYNNMQAVPSYNGMQGITAYSNLQPSSNQNQGAQSSSNIDNGQMNMYEETEQS, from the exons ATGAAGTTGGCTCTCATCAGTATCGTGCTTTCAGTGGCGGTGATCTCAAATTCTCGAG CTGAGCCCGACGCAGAGCCCCAGATGAACCCAAATGAGGATAAGTCCGTTTCGGCCGTACCTTACGGCTCAAACCAACCAGGAGTCGAAGACATTAGTAACGTTGAAGAGTACAACAGACCCGCCAGCTATCCAATGAACAACTACCAACCTTCCATGAATAACCCCTCCTGGGCCCAAACCGTTCCCGCTTATGACATGTCCGGATACCCGTCCAACTCACCACGTATGGGGAACAATGGTTACATGCAACCTCAAACCCTGCCCGATAACTACAACTCAATGCCCTATCAACCATATTCCTCGCCTCAGGCTTGGAATCAGGTCAACCCCTCGTGGAACCAAAACCGACAAATCCCCACTGGCGTCCAGGAGATTCCAAACTGGACACCTCCAGCCCAACAATACAATACCCCGCAATACCCCATGTATCCCAATCAGAACCAATGGAACACCTTACCTGCTCAGAACACATGGAACAACTATCAACCACAATCAGCTCCTATTACGTCTACCTCTTGGTTGCCCAATTCCGACAACCAAGCCAGCCAAACTTTTGTGCCCGGTCTTCCCACGTGGCGTAAGTCGTATACCCCTCTCCCCGGTAAAAGTGGATGCTACAACCGATGCCGACCCAGCTGCTCCACTTCGTATCAGGCCGGATTTGGTTGCCAACCCTCTTGTCGATCGTCTTGCAACGTTCGTCCCAGTTGTGGAGCTCGGGGCCAAGTCAACTGGAAGGGCAACACCATGGTGTGTGGTCGGCCTAATTATGGCCAATCTTGGAGTGGTTCTAACAACAACATCCAATGGGGAGCCAGTCCGTACAACAACATGCAGGCTGTCCCTTCGTACAACGGCATGCAGGGTATCACAGCCTACTCCAACTTGCAGCCAAGCTCTAACCAGAATCAAGGGGCCCAATCGTCTTCAAATATTGACAATGGCCAGATGAACATGTACGAGGAAACGGAACAGTCATAG
- the LOC131880422 gene encoding uncharacterized protein LOC131880422 isoform X2, whose protein sequence is MDCATTNGVLIGVAIYASVLTAAVIFAVGYLWYRRKKIRDSVEERSRREHWERQPGRGPNALEDKRASVSSSASFPSEVSLKSYSKLTAQIVAPLDTKVKVDLVEDRSGGGHRRQPSANSFLSARSDSFDLNSALQYEERYASPISSSTSSDTIYNDVNEDIIVQKREPVPRPDSLLSVKSQEFHDSIEYDSETIRRQTDNNSTSLSSSGSSSESSVSPPQERKPKAQAPIPPPRSILKKGPDTSGEPSTMSDHSVLPQQSTSSSSSSSDEEPLRTDKRAKAKISFQEAQNIYIPPKTESSPSSSNSSTSSEGEHDHGGVYSFGDDPGESVDDVTPEDPIPSTSWKSPASTELMNPLAHLNDPGSLNDLKDEMDGSVLGRIQRVFRQDSSSSELSSTSSYSSSSSSSSSVVLKSREHVSAVTIHPQRHENIDNEVQTLENIKERMEQSLKRQSSTSSSGSKSSASSTRGFGSFSSQTTVFEEHFEKDHQIPKLMKPVNRQSEIMYSSSESESSTSRSKKSSMIDRIKKNVGWNQNNSQQGIASSSSSDDSRLKKRHIFGELTRRGSSSSSASDCKSPNLSTIRLGVPSIPLCVPEMSTDSSTDEDQANYNIPSSPSYQGKGKLEARDIPLEKSPAKTRQLVILIQL, encoded by the exons ATGGATTGCGCCACGACCAATGGCGTCCTCATTGGGGTGGCCATTTATGCGTCCGTACTCACCGCAGCGGTGATTTTTGCTGTGGGCTATTTGTGGTATCGAAGG AAAAAGATTCGAGATAGTGTGGAGGAAAGATCAAGAAGAGAGCACTGGGAAAGACAACCGGGACGTGGACCCAATGCATTGGAGGACAAAAGGGCTAGTGTGTCTTCATCCGCTTCGTTCCCGAGCGAAGTGAGTTTGAAGAGTTACAGCAAACTGACTGCACAAATTGTGGCTCCATTGGATACCAAAGTCAAAGTGGATTTGGTGGAAGACCGTTCTGGTGGAGGGCACAGAAGGCAGCCTAGCGCAAACAGTTTCTTATCAGCCCGATCAGACAGCTTTGATTTAAATAGCGCATTGCAATATGAAGAG AGATATGCGTCGCCTATCAGCTCCTCCACATCCTCGGACACCATCTACAACGACGTAAATGAAGATATCATCgtgcaaaag aGGGAACCAGTTCCTCGGCCGGATAGCCTTTTATCAGTCAAATCCCAAGAATTTCATGACTCCATAGAGTATGATTCAGAGACGATTAGAAGGCAAACAGATAACAATTCAACTTCGTTGTCAAGCTCTGGTAGTTCTTCGGAATCAAGTGTCAGTCCTCCCCAAGAACGCAAACCTAAAGCACAAGCTCCCATCCCTCCTCCGaggtcaattttgaaaaagggacCCGACACATCTGGGGAACCTTCAACCATGTCGGATCACTCCGTCTTGCCACAACAAAGCACCTCGTCTAGTTCGTCATCTTCCGATGAAGAGCCTCTGCGTACTGACAAGAGAGctaaagcaaaaatttcattccaagaGGCTCAGAACATTTACATTCCACCCAAAACTGAAAGCAGCCCGAGCTCTTCCAATTCTTCGACCAGTTCAGAAGGTGAACATGATCATGGTGGTGTTTACTCATTTGGAGATGATCCGGGAGAAAGTGTGGATGACGTCACCCCAGAAGACCCAATTCCATCCACTTCTTGGAAGAGCCCAGCCTCCACGGAACTGATGAATCCCTTGGCTCATTTAAATGATCCAGGATCATTGAATGACCTTAAAGATGAAATGGATGGATCGGTACTCGGGCGAATCCAAAGAGTTTTCAGGCAAGATTCAAGCTCAAGTGAACTGTCTTCAACCTCCTCATACTCAAGTAGcagctcttcatcttcatcagtTGTCCTGAAATCAAGAGAACACGTTAGTGCAGTAACCATCCATCCCCAGAGGCACGAAAACATtgacaatgaagtccaaacaCTCGAAAATATTAAGGAAAGGATGGAACAGAGCCTCAAAAGGCAATCAAGTACCTCAAGTAGCGGCAGCAAGAGTAGTGCAAGTAGCACGAGAGGATTCGGCTCATTTAGTAGTCAAACGACAGTTTTCGAAGAACACTTTGAAAAGGACCATCAGAttccaaaattgatgaaaCCAGTCAATCGCCAAAGCGAAATAATGTATTCGAGTAGCGAAAGTGAATCATCAACAAGCAGAAGCAAAAAATCGTCAATGATTGACCGAATCAAAAAGAATGTCGGGTGGAATCAAAACAACTCGCAACAGGGCATTGCATCTTCGTCTTCCAGTGACGATTCTCGCCTCAAAAAGAGGCACATATTTGGTGAACTAACCAGGAGAGGAAGTTCCTCATCTTCTGCATCTGATTGCAAGTCGCCAAACTTGTCTACAATAAGATTGGGCGTTCCATCAATTCCTCTCTGTGTTCCAGAGATGTCTACAGATAGTTCCACTGACGAAGATCAGGCCAATTATAACATTCCATCTTCTCCTTCGTATCAAGGAAAAGGCAAGCTAGAAGCGAGAGACATACCCCTTGAAAAATCCCCTGCAAAGACAAGACagctcgtcatcctcatccagcTCTGA
- the LOC131880422 gene encoding uncharacterized protein LOC131880422 isoform X1, which produces MDCATTNGVLIGVAIYASVLTAAVIFAVGYLWYRRKKIRDSVEERSRREHWERQPGRGPNALEDKRASVSSSASFPSEVSLKSYSKLTAQIVAPLDTKVKVDLVEDRSGGGHRRQPSANSFLSARSDSFDLNSALQYEEVGLKRVIDIIGNKIIGPRDYYFQRYASPISSSTSSDTIYNDVNEDIIVQKREPVPRPDSLLSVKSQEFHDSIEYDSETIRRQTDNNSTSLSSSGSSSESSVSPPQERKPKAQAPIPPPRSILKKGPDTSGEPSTMSDHSVLPQQSTSSSSSSSDEEPLRTDKRAKAKISFQEAQNIYIPPKTESSPSSSNSSTSSEGEHDHGGVYSFGDDPGESVDDVTPEDPIPSTSWKSPASTELMNPLAHLNDPGSLNDLKDEMDGSVLGRIQRVFRQDSSSSELSSTSSYSSSSSSSSSVVLKSREHVSAVTIHPQRHENIDNEVQTLENIKERMEQSLKRQSSTSSSGSKSSASSTRGFGSFSSQTTVFEEHFEKDHQIPKLMKPVNRQSEIMYSSSESESSTSRSKKSSMIDRIKKNVGWNQNNSQQGIASSSSSDDSRLKKRHIFGELTRRGSSSSSASDCKSPNLSTIRLGVPSIPLCVPEMSTDSSTDEDQANYNIPSSPSYQGKGKLEARDIPLEKSPAKTRQLVILIQL; this is translated from the exons ATGGATTGCGCCACGACCAATGGCGTCCTCATTGGGGTGGCCATTTATGCGTCCGTACTCACCGCAGCGGTGATTTTTGCTGTGGGCTATTTGTGGTATCGAAGG AAAAAGATTCGAGATAGTGTGGAGGAAAGATCAAGAAGAGAGCACTGGGAAAGACAACCGGGACGTGGACCCAATGCATTGGAGGACAAAAGGGCTAGTGTGTCTTCATCCGCTTCGTTCCCGAGCGAAGTGAGTTTGAAGAGTTACAGCAAACTGACTGCACAAATTGTGGCTCCATTGGATACCAAAGTCAAAGTGGATTTGGTGGAAGACCGTTCTGGTGGAGGGCACAGAAGGCAGCCTAGCGCAAACAGTTTCTTATCAGCCCGATCAGACAGCTTTGATTTAAATAGCGCATTGCAATATGAAGAGGTAGGATTAAAGCGAGTTATTGATATTATCGGTAATAAAATCATCGGCCCCAGGGATTACTATTTTCAGAGATATGCGTCGCCTATCAGCTCCTCCACATCCTCGGACACCATCTACAACGACGTAAATGAAGATATCATCgtgcaaaag aGGGAACCAGTTCCTCGGCCGGATAGCCTTTTATCAGTCAAATCCCAAGAATTTCATGACTCCATAGAGTATGATTCAGAGACGATTAGAAGGCAAACAGATAACAATTCAACTTCGTTGTCAAGCTCTGGTAGTTCTTCGGAATCAAGTGTCAGTCCTCCCCAAGAACGCAAACCTAAAGCACAAGCTCCCATCCCTCCTCCGaggtcaattttgaaaaagggacCCGACACATCTGGGGAACCTTCAACCATGTCGGATCACTCCGTCTTGCCACAACAAAGCACCTCGTCTAGTTCGTCATCTTCCGATGAAGAGCCTCTGCGTACTGACAAGAGAGctaaagcaaaaatttcattccaagaGGCTCAGAACATTTACATTCCACCCAAAACTGAAAGCAGCCCGAGCTCTTCCAATTCTTCGACCAGTTCAGAAGGTGAACATGATCATGGTGGTGTTTACTCATTTGGAGATGATCCGGGAGAAAGTGTGGATGACGTCACCCCAGAAGACCCAATTCCATCCACTTCTTGGAAGAGCCCAGCCTCCACGGAACTGATGAATCCCTTGGCTCATTTAAATGATCCAGGATCATTGAATGACCTTAAAGATGAAATGGATGGATCGGTACTCGGGCGAATCCAAAGAGTTTTCAGGCAAGATTCAAGCTCAAGTGAACTGTCTTCAACCTCCTCATACTCAAGTAGcagctcttcatcttcatcagtTGTCCTGAAATCAAGAGAACACGTTAGTGCAGTAACCATCCATCCCCAGAGGCACGAAAACATtgacaatgaagtccaaacaCTCGAAAATATTAAGGAAAGGATGGAACAGAGCCTCAAAAGGCAATCAAGTACCTCAAGTAGCGGCAGCAAGAGTAGTGCAAGTAGCACGAGAGGATTCGGCTCATTTAGTAGTCAAACGACAGTTTTCGAAGAACACTTTGAAAAGGACCATCAGAttccaaaattgatgaaaCCAGTCAATCGCCAAAGCGAAATAATGTATTCGAGTAGCGAAAGTGAATCATCAACAAGCAGAAGCAAAAAATCGTCAATGATTGACCGAATCAAAAAGAATGTCGGGTGGAATCAAAACAACTCGCAACAGGGCATTGCATCTTCGTCTTCCAGTGACGATTCTCGCCTCAAAAAGAGGCACATATTTGGTGAACTAACCAGGAGAGGAAGTTCCTCATCTTCTGCATCTGATTGCAAGTCGCCAAACTTGTCTACAATAAGATTGGGCGTTCCATCAATTCCTCTCTGTGTTCCAGAGATGTCTACAGATAGTTCCACTGACGAAGATCAGGCCAATTATAACATTCCATCTTCTCCTTCGTATCAAGGAAAAGGCAAGCTAGAAGCGAGAGACATACCCCTTGAAAAATCCCCTGCAAAGACAAGACagctcgtcatcctcatccagcTCTGA
- the LOC131880737 gene encoding uncharacterized protein LOC131880737: MRDEKVKIDTPNPLELHKPIGSPVQRQDSSSSSSSSDEESKKHKTASQASIQTLQHANNPFKKDKKDSSPPAPAAVMRMRRSRLTPPNLPVELHKPIVSSPVQRQDSSSSSSSSDEDSKNKGPSKPGFQEQGSKQARFKLPTIENPFKKDKKDSSSSSSSSSDEDEKVKIETPKPPVVELHKPIVSSPVQRQDSSSSSSSSDEDSKNKGPSKPGFNCQPLKIHSKRTRKTQAPPAPAAVMRMRRSRLTPPTSRCGTPQTHCVQSSAKTRQLVILIQL, translated from the exons ATGAGGGATGAGAAGGTCAAGATTGACACCCCAAATCCCCTTGAACTCCACAAACCCATTGGGTCACCAGTGCAAAGACAAGACagctcgtcatcctcatccagcTCTGATGAAGAATCCAAGAAGCACAAGACAGCAAGTCAAGCCTCAATTCAAACTCTCCAACACGCGAacaatccattcaaaaaggacaagaaagactcaagtcctcCAGCTCCAGCAGCagtgatgaggatgagaaggTCAAGATTGACACCCCCAAACCTCCCGGTGGAACTCCACAAACCCATTGTGTCCAGTCCAGTGCAAAGACAAGACagctcgtcatcctcatccagcTCTGATGAAGATTCCAAGAACAAGGGTCCAAGCAAGCCAGG ATTCCAAGAACAAGGGTCCAAGCAAGCCAGGTTCAAGTtgccaaccattgaaaatccattcaaaaaggacaagaaagacTCAAGCTCCTCCAGCTCCAGCAGCagtgatgaggatgagaaggTCAAGATTGAGACCCCCAAACCTCCCGTTGTTGAACTCCACAAACCCATTGTGTCCAGTCCAGTGCAAAGACAAGACagctcgtcatcctcatccagcTCTGATGAAGATTCCAAGAACAAGGGTCCAAGCAAGCCAGGGTTCAATtgccaaccattgaaaatccattcaaaaaggacaagaaagacTCAAGCTCCTCCAGCTCCAGCAGCagtgatgaggatgagaaggTCAAGATTGACACCCCCAACCTCCCGTTGTGGAACTCCACAAACCCATTGTGTCCAGTCCAGTGCAAAGACAAGACagctcgtcatcctcatccagcTCTGA